One region of Miscanthus floridulus cultivar M001 chromosome 19, ASM1932011v1, whole genome shotgun sequence genomic DNA includes:
- the LOC136526097 gene encoding uncharacterized protein, which produces MSCRWSHGRGGFGHGFGRARRVLVGGRDYDGDDDMLSDMDDHRHGGGHHGYRDRHRRRNDDGLRNMKVSIPPFSGQENADAYFEWETKVEQIFDLYEYSAEKKAKLAAIEFKGCAITWWNQVRTEYQRVGHVCITWEDMKREMRRCFVPAYYSRDLHLKLKRLVQGTRTVDEYFQELEMCVLCTGIAEDEESTMARFLVGLNKPIADKVDMTTYTCLTELVHFAKRAERQIATSYKYNASWRHSQQQGDVTPQFQQQGAATPKSSSHGANRYLPTSSKQLDVKGNAVSSSQPTSSTAATQRKTSMIQCFKCGGHGHKQAESPNRRTIIALADGSYDSQSEEEDEFNNVFADLNLNTCEYSAEDGTFELGLNCLAIQPIPTFAHNDLLQDVVSPSFDEITSDDFDELLADFPDLTRSIMNTPSPSLVVRRVLSTQFVAAEQGQRHNLFQSRCKVKGQVCRFIIDGGSCNNIVSALLVAKLGLQPRRHPHPYHMQWLNNSGTVKVLAMIRLSFSIGDYHGEVDCDIVPMQACHLLLGRPWQFDVDSVHFGQSNKYTFIANDKKVVLVPLSPEEIHVSDVARMKREESKKRKLSETHNTSMEDSSKASSHIKPHSTLKQPHQTKCLFVSRSDLRDVTNTTAPFFVLLYKEVLLSTNDLPCSLPSVVLDLLQDFEDVFPDEQPAGLPPLRGIEHQIDFPGASLPNRPAYRTNLEETKEIQQQVKELLDKGSFDEHLDHIRQVLAVLRADKLYGNIAKCTFCTDRVVFLGFVVSADGIQVDEGKVKAIKDWPTPTNVSQVRSFHGLAGFYRRFVKDFSTIAAPLNNLTKKDVPFKWGDEQDQAFNELKIKLCEAPLLQLPDFGKTFEIECDASGIGIGGVLLQEGKPVAYFSKKLNGLHLNYSVYDKELYALVRVLEEQVNLDAAKRSDFLKKLHDETRRNIEKKSAQYAKQANKGKKKVTF; this is translated from the exons ATGTCGTGCCGCTGGTCACATGGACGTGGTGGGTTTGGCCATGGTTTTGGTCGTGCTCGGCGCGTTCTAGTTGGAGGTAGAgattatgatggtgatgatgatatgtTGTCCGACATGGATGATCATCGACATGGTGGTGGCCATCATGGTTATCGTGACCGCCATCGTCGTCGTAATGATGATGGTTTAAGAAACATGAAAGTGTCTATTCCCCCTTTCAGCGGACAGGAGAATGCTGATGCTTATTTTGAATGGGAGACCAAGGTGGAACAAATATTTGATTTGTATGAATACTCTGCTGAAAAGAAGGCAAAGCTTGCAGCCATTGAGTTTAAAGGCTGTGCCATAACTTGGTGGAATCAGGTCCGTACTGAATATCAGAGAGTTGGGCATGTTTGTATAACTTGGGAAGACATGAAGAGAGAAATGCGACGTTGTTTTGTTCCAGCATATTACTCTCGTGATCTACATTTGAAGCTGAAACGTCTTGTGCAAGGTACTCGTACTGTTGATGAATATTTTCAAGAATTGGAAATGTGTGTACTTTGTACAGGGATAGCTGAAGATGAGGAATCCACAATGGCTCGGTTTCTAGTTGGCCTCAATAAACCCATTGCTGATAAAGTGGATATGACAACCTACACATGTCTCACCGAGTTGGTTCATTTTGCAAAGAGGGCTGAAAGGCAAATTGCTACGTCTTACAAATACAATGCTTCATGGCGTCATTCCCAACAGCAAGGGGATGTCACGCCTCAATTCCAACAGCAAGGAGCTGCAACGCCCAAATCTTCATCTCATGGAGCAAATAGatatcttccaacttcttccaaacaATTGGATGTGAAAGGTAATGCTGTGAGTTCAAGTCAGCCCACTTCTTCTACTGCAGCCACCCAACGCAAGACAAGCATGATTCAGTGTTttaagtgtggtggtcatgggCATAAGCAAGCTGAAAGTCCCAATCGTCGTACTATTATTGCACTTGCTGATGGTTCTTATGATTCCCAAAGTGAAGAGGAGGACGAGTTTAACAATGTATTTGCAGATCTTAATCTCAACACTTGTGAGTATTCAGCAGAGGATGGTACATTTGAGCTAGGtctaaattgtttagccattcaacCTATTCCAACTTTTGCTCACAATGACCTATTACAAGATGTTGTTTCTCCATCTTTCGACGAGATTACTAGTGATGATTTTGATGAGTTGCTTGCTGATTTTCCTGATTTGACGCGTTCTATAATGAACACACCATCTCCTTCTTTGGTGGTGAGGCGAGTTCTTTCCACTCAATTTGTTGCTGCTGAACAaggacaacgccataatttgtttcaatccAGATGCAAAGTGAAAGGACAAGTGTGCCGTTTCATCATAGATGGTGGGAGCTGCAATAATATTGTTAGTGCTTTGCTTGTTGCGAAGCTTGGCTTGCAGCCACGTCGCCatccacatccataccatatgcAATGGTTGAATAATTCCGGGACAGTTAAGGTTTTAGCCATGATTCGTTTGTCATTTTCCATTGGTGATTATCATGGAGAGGTTGATTGTGATATTGTCCCCATGCAAGCATGCCATTTGCTGCTTGGTCGGCCCTGGCAATTTGATGTGGATTCGGTGCATTTTGGACAGTCTAACAAATACACTTTCATTGCCAATGACAAGAAGGTGGTTCTTGTTCCATTATCTCCAGAGGAGATACATGTTTCAGATGTGGCTCGCATGAAAAGAGAGGAATCTAAAAAAAGAAAACTGAGTGAGACCCACAACACTAGTATGGAAGATAGTTCTAAAGCATCCAGCCACATAAAGCCTCATTCCACTTTAAAACAGCCACACCAAACTAAGTGCTTATTTGTGAGCAGGAGTGATTTGAGAGATGTGACAAACACTACAGCCCCATTCTTTGTACTGTTGTACAAGGAGGTTTTACTTTCCACTAACGACTTACCTTGCTCGCTGCCTAGTGTTGTTCTTGATTTGTTACAGGACTTTgaggatgtttttcctgatgagcaACCAGCTGGACTTCCCCCACTTCGCGGCATTGAGCATCAAATTGACTTCCCTGGTGCTTCTCTTCCCAACCGTCCAGCATACCGCACAAACCTCGAAGAAACAAAGGAAATTCAGCAACAGGTAAAAGAGCTTTTGGACAAAGG ATCATttgatgaacaccttgatcataTCCGTCAAGTTCTTGCTGTTTTGAGAGCTGACAAATTGTATGGAAACATTGCTAAATGCACATTTTGCACAGACCGTGTTGTTTTTCTTGGATTTGTTGTTTCTGCAGATGGAATTCAAGTTGATGAAGGAAAGGTTAAAGCAATAAAGGATTGGCCTACACCTACAAATGTGAGTCAAGTTCGAAGTTTTCATGGTCTTGCAGGTTTTTACAGGcgttttgttaaagatttcagcaccatcgcTGCACCcctcaacaatttgacaaagaagGATGTTCCATTCAAGTGGGGTGATGAACAAGACCAAGCCTTCAATGAGCTGAAAATAAAGCTTTGTGAAGCACCGCTGCTACAACTTCCTGATTTTGGTAAGACATTTGAGatcgaatgtgatgcaagtggtattGGCATAGGAGGTGTACTACTTCAAGAAGGTAAACCTGTTGCCTACTTTTCTAAAAAGTTGAATGGTCTACATCTGAATTATTCTGTCTATGATAAAGAGCTTTATGCCTTAGTTCGAGTTTTGGAA GAACAAGTTAACTTGGATGCAGCAAAGAGatcagattttctcaagaagctacatgatgagacaagaaggaatatcgagaagaaatcagcacaatatgcaaagcaagcgaacaaaggtaagaagaaggttACATTCTAG